The Pseudomonas alkylphenolica genomic sequence AAATCATAGGCCGCGCGGCTGCTGAAGAGCATGTAGCCAGGGATGCGTCCGGTGCTGCCATCGGCACTTTCGCTGGAGGTATTGGCGTTGTCGGCGTACTGGTCGCTCTGATAGGTGCTGTCCAGGTTCAGCTGCCACGGGCCTTCGGTGTAGGCAACGCCGAGGGTGCCTTTGTGACGTGACGAGAAGGGTACACGATTACCCTTGTTCGGCCCGTCTTCACGGATTTTCGCATCAACAAAGGCGTAGGTTGCATACACGTCGAAACCGGCCAGGGCAGGGTTCAGGCCCTCGAGGGCGTACTTGACGCTGGTCTCGATGCCTTGATGGCGGGTTTCACCGCGGGCAATCACCGAGTCGTTGGTCTGGTTGCTTTCGTACTGGTTGTCGAAGTTGATCAGGAATGCACCGATCTCGGCCTGCAGCAGGCCATCGTCATAGCGCGTACCCAGCTCCCAGGTCCGGGCTTTTTCCGGTTTGACTTCGCCGCTGCTGACGCGGTTGGGCATCTGGCTGTACTGCACACTGCCGAAGGAACCTTCGGTGTTGGCATACAGGTTCCAGCTGTCGGTCAGGTGATACATCACGTTCAACGCCGGCAGGGCGGTGTTGTAGTCGCCCTGGTAGCGCTGGCCGCTGAGCTTGTTGCTCTGCTCGGAATCGATCATCTCGTAACGGATGCCCGGGGTGATGGTCCACTGGCCGATGTCGATGCGGTCATCGAGGAACAACGCATGGGCTTCGGTGCTGCCGCGGGTGTCGCGGTCGTTGCGGCTGGCGGTGGTTGGCAGCTGGTTGGCGCTGATCGGTTCGCGGTAGCGCAGCTCGTGGCCGGCTTCGTTGATGTAGCGGTAGCCGACGCCGACTTCATGCCAACTCTCACCGAGCGCGAAGCCCTGGGAGAAGCGCGTTTCGATCCCGCGTACCCAGTATTCACGCGGCGACAGCGAGACGAAACTGCCCTGGTCCAGATAGCCGCTGCGCAGGGTTTTGGTGAAGAAGCTGTTGACGCTGAACTGGCGGGCGTCTTCCTTGTAGTCGTAACCGAAGTTGAACATCGTCCGGCGACCCCAGAACTTGTCCTGCAAGCGGGTCGACTGATACGGATCGGCATCGTAATCGGCGACGTTCAGGCCGCCGGGCATCTGCGCTTCACCCTCGTAGTACTGGGCCATGGCGTGCAGGCTGTTGGCTTCGTCGAGCTGCAGTTTGCCCTTGAGGATCAGGTCGTCGATCTGTGTGTCGCTGTGCTCGCGCCAGTCGCCACCGCGGGTGCCGGAGTAGAGCAGCGCGCCGCCCAGGCCGTTGTCATTGGTGCCACCGGCGAGCAGGTTGGCGCTGGTCTTGAAGCCGTCGTGGCTGGACGACGGGCTGGTCTGGGTCTGGAAGCCGGCTTTGACGGTCGGCTCATCAGGAATCGCGCGGGTCACGAAGTTGACGATGCCGCCGACGTTCTGCGGGCCGTAGCGCACCGCACCGCCGCCGCGCACGACGTCTACCGCGTCCATGTTGCCCATGCTGATCGGGGCGAACGACAGCTGTGGCTGACCATAGGGTGCGAAGGGCACCGGAATGCCGTCCATCAATACCGTGGAGCGCGATGCCAGGCGTGGATTGAGGCCGCGGATGCCGAAGTTCAGCGCCATGTCATGGCTGCCGGTGCCGTTGTTTTCCGGGGCGTTGACCCCGGGAATGCGGTTAAGCACTTCACGGGCGGTGGTGGCGCCTTGACGTTCGAATTCTTCGCGACGGATAACATCGCGGGCACCGGGATGCTCGAAGACATTGTCCTGTTCAGCTGCCCCCAGCCAGTCGCCGACCACGGTCGACGTACCCAGCTCTACAGGCGCGTTGGCAGTGGCTGCCGGTTGCAGGCTGAAGGCGTTTTCACCTTCGGCACGGGCCTGCAGGCCGCTGCCCTGGAGCAGGATATCGAGCGCCTGTTGCGGGTTGTACTGGCCGTCCAGGCCCGGGCTCTGCACACCGCGGGTGACCTGGGAGCCGAACGAGATCAGCACGCCGCTTTCCCGACCGAACTGGTTCAGGGCGCTTTCCAGCGACATCGGCGCGATGCGGTAGCTGCGTGCTGCAGGCTCGTCAGCCAGGGCTGGGACGGCGGCAACGCTCAGGCCAGCGCCGAACAGGAATGCACGAAGGGCTTGGGCAAGTGGGCTCGGGCGAAGGGGCATGCAAGGGGTCCTTGAGAAGGTCAAAGCAAAGGGTTCTGCCTTCTCTGTCACGCGAGATGAAAAAACGGCTCAGGTGTTTTGAAATTTTTTCAGGCCCGTGCTTCGACACTTACCCAGTAGCGCGTAAAGCGCCGAACCCGTACCGGTAAGGCAACCTCGAGCAGGTCGAGGATGCGTTCGCTGTCAGCCAGTGGATAACTGCCGGAAATCAGCAGCTCGGCGACTTCGGGGGCGCAATTGAGCTGACCTCGGCGATAGCGGCCCAGCTCATCGAGAAAGTCGCCAAGGCGCATGTGCGCGGCCACCAGCATGCCCTCGACCCAGGCCCCGGCATTGCTGTCGAGCAACTGGCTGGCCTGCCACTGCGGGCCATTGAAGCGTGCTTGCAGGCCAGCGGCCAGGCTGTTGCCGGCCAGGCTGGCGCTGCCTTGGTGGACGCTGAGCAAGCTGTAGCGCTCGAACTGACGCAGGTTGTAACGACCACTGCTCAGTTGCAGCAGGCCGAAATCGCTGAGCAAATGCAGAGGCCGGGCATCCTCGGCGACGGTGAGCTGGATTTCCCCTTCGAGCAGGCGCACCAGACGTTGCTCGGCATCGAAGCGCACATCGGCGGCGCTGCGGGTGTTCAGGTGCAGCTGGCTGCCATCGTCCAGTTGCTGACGGCGGCGCTCGCCCACCGGGCTGCGGTAGTCGGCAAGCAGGCTGGGCAGCGGGTTGTGCGGTTGCAGGCTCAAGCCGGCAGCGCCGCCGACGCCGAGAATCAGCAAGGTCTTCAGTGCCCGCCGGCGGCTGGCCGAACGCGGTGCCTGCAACGCCGCATGAGCCAGTGGCGAAGACAACCCGCGCAAACGCTGGTTGACCCGCTGGATATGCTCCCAGGCCCGGCGATGTTCTTCATGGGCTTGCAGCCATTGCTGCATGGCCTGCTGCTGGCGCGGATCGAGTGCGCCGCCCTGCAGTTCGATCAGCCAGTGCACGGCCTGTTTGGCCACCTGCGGCGAGAATTCCTGATGGGCGTTGTTCACAGGGCGAAGTAACAGCGCATGGCCGCCTTGTTCAGGTAGCGCTTGACCGTGGCCAGAGAGATGTTCAGCTGCGCGGCGATTTCGCCGTAGCTCAGTCCGTCGACCTGGGCCAGCAGGAACGCGCGTTTGACCAACGGCGCCAGGCCATCGAGCAGGCGGTCAAGCTCCAGCAGGGTCTCGAAGATGATTGCTCGGTGTTCCTCCGAGGGCGCCAGTTCTTCCGGCAATTGCGCCAAAGCCTGGTAGTAGGCGCGCTCCAGGTCCTGACGCCGGTAGTGGTTGCACAGCACGCGCTTGGCCACGGTGGTGAGGAACGCCCGCGGCTCGTTGAGCACCGGTGTTTCGCGGGCCTGCAGCAAGCGCATGAAGGTGTCCTGGGCCAGGTCGGCGGCGTTGTCCGGGCAGCCCAGGCGCCGCCGCAACCAACCGGTCAACCAGTTGTGATGGGCGTGGTAGAGGCCTTCGAGCGAGGAAGAAGAGGCACTGGGCACCGTAAAAACTCCGGCGCCAGAATGCGCAACAGAATAAGAATTGTTCTCATTGTAGTGTTTTCGCGGGCTGTTCGGCAATCAGCCGCTGACTGACGGCAAAAGCGCAGGGCGGAAAATGTAAATAACGTAAATAAGCTGTACTCTCATTTGAGAATAAATAGCATTCGCTCCCTAAGTGGTTTACCAAACCTTTACATTTCTCAGGGAGAGCTCTACGTGTCCCCGCTTTTTACTCGATCCTGCCTCGCCATTACCCTCTGCTCGTTGTACTCCGCCCAGGCCAGTGCCGAAGGCCAGAAGCCCATGGAGCTGGACAACGTGGTGGTTACCGCCTCGGGTTTCTCCCAGCAAATCAAGGATGCCCCGGCGTCGATTTCGGTGATTACCCGCGAGCAGATCGAGAACAAGTCCTACCGTGATGTGACCGATGCCCTGAAGGATGTGCCGGGTGTAGTGGTAACCGGTGGCGCCAGTTCCAGCGACATCAGCATCCGTGGCATGGCCTCCAAGTACACGCTGATGCTGGTCGACGGCAAGCGCCAGGACTCGCGGGCGACCCGCCCGAACAGTGACGGTGCCGGGATCGAGCAAGGCTGGATGCCGCCGCTTGAGGCGATCGAGCGCATCGAGGTGGTCCGTGGGCCAATGTCGTCGCTGTACGGCTCCGACGCCATGGGCGGGGTGATCAACATCATCACCCGCAAAGTGACCCCCAACTGGTATGGCGGCGTGCGCAGCGAAGCGACCTTCCAGGACCGCTCCGACTCCGGCGACTACAACAGTACCAGCGCGTTCGTCTCCGGGCCGCTGATCGAGAATCTGGTCGGCTTGCAGCTCTATGGCCAGCGTTCGCGTCGCGACGAAGACCACATCACCAACGGCTTCAACGAGCAGAGCACCGACAGCGGCACGGCCAAGCTTTCGTTCACCCCCGATGCACACAACGACATCACCTTCGAAGCGGGCAAATCCGAGCAGGATCGCTATGCCCACAAAGGCAAGTCGGCACGCTCGTCCGATAGCTTCAGCGACTACGAGCGCACCAACTTCGCCATCAGCCACTCCGGCCGTTGGGACAGCATCACCACCGACAGCTACCTGCAGCGCGAGAAGATCGAAAACCCGGGCCGGCGCATGGAGCTGGAAAACACCGTGCTCAACTCGCAGGTGTCGTTCTTCAGCGATTCGCACATCACCACCATTGGCGGCTCGTATAAATACGAAGACCTGAGCGATGAAGGTAACCAGTTGGCTGCGGCGTCCGACGTTAACCAGCTGACGCGCTGGTCGTGGGCACTGTTTGCCGAAGATGAATGGCGCTTGACCGAAGACTTTGCCCTGACCGGCGGCATTCGCATGGACCGTGACGAAAACTACGGTACACATTGGTCGCCACGCCTGTACGGGGTGTATCACCCGACCGAGCACTGGACCGTCAAGGGTGGTGTATCCAGCGGCTATCGTTCGCCGGACATCCGCGCCGCCGTGGATGACTGGGGCCAGATCACCGGTGGCGGTGGCGACCCGGCAATCATCGTCGGTAACTCCAGCCTCAAGCCGGAGAAGAGCCTGAGTCAAGAGATCGGTTTCATCTGGGACAACCTGGAAGGCTTCTCCACCGGTCTGACCGTGTTCAACACCGACTTCAAAGACAAGATCACCGAAACCCGCCGCTGCACCGACAGCACTGGCAATGCCTCGGGCCAGTGTCAGATTGGCGGTACTTCGTACAAGTTCATCAGTGACCGGGTGAACGTCGACGAGGCGCAGATGCGTGGTATTGAAGCGACCCTGGACTGGGAAATCACCCAGGCCCTGAAGCTTGCCACCAACTACACCTTCACCGACTCCGAGCAGAAGAGCGGCCCGCAAAAGGGCAAGGCCCTGAACCAGATGCCACGGCACATGGTCAACGCCACTCTGGACTGGCAGACCACCGACCAGCTGGGCACCTGGGCGCGCCTGAACTATCGCGGCAAGACCTCTGACTACCTGGGCCGCACCACCATGTCCGATGGCACGCCGTCCTACACCTTCGTTGACCTCGGCGGCACCTACCGGGTGACCAAGAACGTGAAACTGCTGGCCGGTGTCTACAACGTGTTCAACAAGGAAGTCGACTACCAGAACTACCAGACCGTACTGGATGGCCGCCGCTACACCGTGGGCGTCGACCTGTCGTTCTGAGGATAAGGCCAGCGGCTTTGCCTATGAGAATATAAATCATTACTATTGGTGGATCTTCACCAGGAATGGATGCCATGAAAAGCAAAGCCGCCGGGCTGCCCCTCAGCTATCGCCTGGCCGTGACCTCACGTTGCCTGGCCGCCGTATTCGGTGGCTATCTGCTGGCGGCGCTGGCCAGCGTTTGTATCACCCTGCTGGCGCCGATGCCCAAGGCTGAAGCGGTGGTCAGCGGCATGATGCTGTCGTTTCTGTTCTACCTGGTGGCCTTTCTCTGGTGCTTTGCCAGTCGCAGCGCCTGGCAGGCCTGGCTGGGGGTGTTGCTGCCGAGCCTGGTGCTGGGCGCAATCAATGGACTGGCCTACTGGATGAAAAACTGATGAAAGAGGGCTTTCGCCAGGCTATGGCCTGGCTGCACACCTGGACCGGGCTGATCTTCGGCTGGCTGTTGTTTGCGATTTTCCTCACCGGGACCATGTCCTACTTCAAGGAGGAGATCAATCACTGGGCCCAGCCCGAGGTACCGGTTCGACCGCATGATCCGCTGGCCAGCCTGACGCTGGCGCAGAGCTACCTGCAGGAGCACGCGCCCAATGCCGGCAGCTGGTTCATTCGCCTGCCGGAAGCACGCGAGCCGGGCCTGAGTGTCGGCTGGCGGGCAGAGGGGGCCGGGCGCCGTGGTTTCATTGAAAAAAACCTCGACCCTGCCACTGGCGCAGAGGTCCAGGCCCGCGAGACCCGCGGCGGCGATTTTTTCTATCGCTTCCACTTTCAGCTGGAGATGCCTCATCCCTGGGGCCGCTGGCTGTCGACTTTCGCCGCGTTCATCATGCTCCTGGGGCTGGTGACCGGCATCATTACCCACAAGAAGATCTTCAAGGAGTTCTTCACCTTCCGCCCAGGCAAAGGCCAGCGCTCCTGGCTGGATGGCCACAATGCCATCGGTGTGCTGGTGCTGCCGTTTCACTTGATGATCAGCTACAGCAGCCTGGTGATCTTCATGTCGCTGGTGATGCCGGCCAGCATCATTGCCAGCTATGGCGATAACACCCGGGCTTACTTCAATGATCTGTTCGGTGCGTCCGAAGAGGTCAAGGTGGCCGGTGTTGCCGCGCCGTTGCTGCCGCTGCCGGCGCTTTACCAGGCGTTCCAGGAACAGGCGCCGGGCAGCCGCCACGGCTGGATCGAAGTGCAAAACCCGGGTGATCAGAATGCCCGCGTGCGTTTCTCCCGGCATGGCGGTGATGGCATTGCCTATCAGCGTGGTGGTGGCTGGGTGTTCGATGGCGTCAATGGCACGCTGCAAAACGACAGCAAAACCGAAGCTGTCCCGGTGGTGATTGCCGGCGGTATGTACGGCCTGCACATGGGCATGTTCGCCGGCCCCTGGTTGCGCTGGCTGTACTTCTTGTTCGGTGTGGCCGGCACGGCGGTGATCGGTACCGGTCTGGTGCTGTGGCTGGGCAAGCGTCAGCTCAAACACGCCAAGAGCGGCACACAGCCCTTCGAGTTGCGTCTGGTGGAGGTGTTGAACATCGCCAGCATGAGCGGCCTGTTGCTCGGTGTCGCGGCCTTCTTCTGGGCCAATCGCTTGCTGCCGGTGGGTCTGGAAGGCCGTGCCGGGTGGGAAGTGAACAGTTTCTTCCTGCTCTGGGCGCTGTCGGTGGTGCACGCCATGCTGCGACCGGGGCGTCGCGCCTGGGCCGAGCAATTGGGACTGGCTGCGCTGTTGTGGGCCGGCTTGCCGCTGCTCAATCAATTGACCACAGGGCAGGGGTTGATTCATTCGATTACGGTCGGTGACTGGGCCATGGCCGGATTCGACCTGACGGCGCTGGGCTGCGGCCTGTTCTTCGCCTGGGGCGCGCGCAAAATGTGGCGCCCGCCGGTGGTGGTCGCCAAGCGTGCGCCGAAGGCGGCGAAAGCGGCCAGCGCCAACCTGATCGAAAGCGAGGTGAGCTGATGCTGGCCGTTACCCTGTTTGGTTTTGCCGGTTTCGCCTGCCTGTGTCTGGCCATGGAGAAACACTACAAGGACCTGCTCGGCAGCGCGCCCAGCGCGGCGCGTTTGCGCATCCTGCGAATCGCTGGCTGGTTGTTGCAGTTGCTGGCGCTGTCCCTGGCCGTGCATAACAGCGGCTGGGCCATGGGCCTGGTCGAGCTGTTTGCGGTGTTGATGGCGGGCGTTACGCTCTGGGTGTTCCTGCTGCCTTATCAACCACGGCTGTTGCTTGGGCTGCTTGGGCTTAGCCTGGTACTGGGGCCAGTGTTGGTGATGTTGCCCGGTTAGGCTGATCTAGCACCTGAAGGCCGCCCGGTAAGCACCGGGCGTCGCCCCCAACGCCTGGCGAAAGCGGTTGCTGAAGTGGCTGGCGCTGGCAAAGCCGCACTGCAACGCGACTTCGCCCAAAGGCAGTTCGCCAAAGCGCAGTAGTTTACGTGCCGTGGCCAGGCGCCGGGCCAGCAGGTATTGGTGCGGTGGCAGGCCGAAGCTTTCGCGGAACATCCGCGCAAAGTGGTACTCGGACAGGTTGCACAGCGCCGCCA encodes the following:
- a CDS encoding DUF3649 domain-containing protein; protein product: MKSKAAGLPLSYRLAVTSRCLAAVFGGYLLAALASVCITLLAPMPKAEAVVSGMMLSFLFYLVAFLWCFASRSAWQAWLGVLLPSLVLGAINGLAYWMKN
- a CDS encoding DUF4880 domain-containing protein; translated protein: MNNAHQEFSPQVAKQAVHWLIELQGGALDPRQQQAMQQWLQAHEEHRRAWEHIQRVNQRLRGLSSPLAHAALQAPRSASRRRALKTLLILGVGGAAGLSLQPHNPLPSLLADYRSPVGERRRQQLDDGSQLHLNTRSAADVRFDAEQRLVRLLEGEIQLTVAEDARPLHLLSDFGLLQLSSGRYNLRQFERYSLLSVHQGSASLAGNSLAAGLQARFNGPQWQASQLLDSNAGAWVEGMLVAAHMRLGDFLDELGRYRRGQLNCAPEVAELLISGSYPLADSERILDLLEVALPVRVRRFTRYWVSVEARA
- a CDS encoding sigma-70 family RNA polymerase sigma factor — translated: MPSASSSSLEGLYHAHHNWLTGWLRRRLGCPDNAADLAQDTFMRLLQARETPVLNEPRAFLTTVAKRVLCNHYRRQDLERAYYQALAQLPEELAPSEEHRAIIFETLLELDRLLDGLAPLVKRAFLLAQVDGLSYGEIAAQLNISLATVKRYLNKAAMRCYFAL
- a CDS encoding PepSY-associated TM helix domain-containing protein — encoded protein: MKEGFRQAMAWLHTWTGLIFGWLLFAIFLTGTMSYFKEEINHWAQPEVPVRPHDPLASLTLAQSYLQEHAPNAGSWFIRLPEAREPGLSVGWRAEGAGRRGFIEKNLDPATGAEVQARETRGGDFFYRFHFQLEMPHPWGRWLSTFAAFIMLLGLVTGIITHKKIFKEFFTFRPGKGQRSWLDGHNAIGVLVLPFHLMISYSSLVIFMSLVMPASIIASYGDNTRAYFNDLFGASEEVKVAGVAAPLLPLPALYQAFQEQAPGSRHGWIEVQNPGDQNARVRFSRHGGDGIAYQRGGGWVFDGVNGTLQNDSKTEAVPVVIAGGMYGLHMGMFAGPWLRWLYFLFGVAGTAVIGTGLVLWLGKRQLKHAKSGTQPFELRLVEVLNIASMSGLLLGVAAFFWANRLLPVGLEGRAGWEVNSFFLLWALSVVHAMLRPGRRAWAEQLGLAALLWAGLPLLNQLTTGQGLIHSITVGDWAMAGFDLTALGCGLFFAWGARKMWRPPVVVAKRAPKAAKAASANLIESEVS
- the fecA gene encoding TonB-dependent Fe(3+) dicitrate receptor FecA — encoded protein: MPLRPSPLAQALRAFLFGAGLSVAAVPALADEPAARSYRIAPMSLESALNQFGRESGVLISFGSQVTRGVQSPGLDGQYNPQQALDILLQGSGLQARAEGENAFSLQPAATANAPVELGTSTVVGDWLGAAEQDNVFEHPGARDVIRREEFERQGATTAREVLNRIPGVNAPENNGTGSHDMALNFGIRGLNPRLASRSTVLMDGIPVPFAPYGQPQLSFAPISMGNMDAVDVVRGGGAVRYGPQNVGGIVNFVTRAIPDEPTVKAGFQTQTSPSSSHDGFKTSANLLAGGTNDNGLGGALLYSGTRGGDWREHSDTQIDDLILKGKLQLDEANSLHAMAQYYEGEAQMPGGLNVADYDADPYQSTRLQDKFWGRRTMFNFGYDYKEDARQFSVNSFFTKTLRSGYLDQGSFVSLSPREYWVRGIETRFSQGFALGESWHEVGVGYRYINEAGHELRYREPISANQLPTTASRNDRDTRGSTEAHALFLDDRIDIGQWTITPGIRYEMIDSEQSNKLSGQRYQGDYNTALPALNVMYHLTDSWNLYANTEGSFGSVQYSQMPNRVSSGEVKPEKARTWELGTRYDDGLLQAEIGAFLINFDNQYESNQTNDSVIARGETRHQGIETSVKYALEGLNPALAGFDVYATYAFVDAKIREDGPNKGNRVPFSSRHKGTLGVAYTEGPWQLNLDSTYQSDQYADNANTSSESADGSTGRIPGYMLFSSRAAYDFGPQLSNLNVAVGVKNIFNHQYFTRSYDDNNKGKYVGEPRTVYLQTSVAF
- a CDS encoding ligand-gated channel protein, which produces MSPLFTRSCLAITLCSLYSAQASAEGQKPMELDNVVVTASGFSQQIKDAPASISVITREQIENKSYRDVTDALKDVPGVVVTGGASSSDISIRGMASKYTLMLVDGKRQDSRATRPNSDGAGIEQGWMPPLEAIERIEVVRGPMSSLYGSDAMGGVINIITRKVTPNWYGGVRSEATFQDRSDSGDYNSTSAFVSGPLIENLVGLQLYGQRSRRDEDHITNGFNEQSTDSGTAKLSFTPDAHNDITFEAGKSEQDRYAHKGKSARSSDSFSDYERTNFAISHSGRWDSITTDSYLQREKIENPGRRMELENTVLNSQVSFFSDSHITTIGGSYKYEDLSDEGNQLAAASDVNQLTRWSWALFAEDEWRLTEDFALTGGIRMDRDENYGTHWSPRLYGVYHPTEHWTVKGGVSSGYRSPDIRAAVDDWGQITGGGGDPAIIVGNSSLKPEKSLSQEIGFIWDNLEGFSTGLTVFNTDFKDKITETRRCTDSTGNASGQCQIGGTSYKFISDRVNVDEAQMRGIEATLDWEITQALKLATNYTFTDSEQKSGPQKGKALNQMPRHMVNATLDWQTTDQLGTWARLNYRGKTSDYLGRTTMSDGTPSYTFVDLGGTYRVTKNVKLLAGVYNVFNKEVDYQNYQTVLDGRRYTVGVDLSF
- a CDS encoding DUF3325 domain-containing protein, with product MLAVTLFGFAGFACLCLAMEKHYKDLLGSAPSAARLRILRIAGWLLQLLALSLAVHNSGWAMGLVELFAVLMAGVTLWVFLLPYQPRLLLGLLGLSLVLGPVLVMLPG